The following coding sequences lie in one Bacteroides helcogenes P 36-108 genomic window:
- a CDS encoding ATP-binding protein, with protein sequence MKIPFAISARTAHLIGMENFANAEGAIVELVKNAYDADADICVVVADVRENKAESKLFIIDNGSGMTDEIIIKHWMTIGTDDKLLNTRSSNKKRVKSGAKGIGRFALNRLGTSAEMLSFVSSEFGKGYVWSVDWKKFDKARVLSDVEANLEEITADYLVDRLNEYGIDKLPIYDKLVSENFHGTILCISHLNDDWNDDALNGLLKNLEMLIPAELQTSFGLYLYKMHDLQWSGKVNPMEYEDYDYKISAQYEGGREIQIKIERNELNLSKLETLYSKVFLRDAMKAAPFRLEDFRKREVSQTIQINKKVDADLLEQVGKFGFTFFFLKNTLKDDRDKDGNQKYPYNLFDESARTHWLDRFGGVRIYRDEFRVRPYGENGDDWLGLGRRQAKSPGGAGQKMGGYRIRPNQIAGIVKISRLTNAAFEDKSSREGIQENEAFALFKNLLLQIISVFELDRNTVMYNLSKLYKGEHPQTTRAKEIAYKALDSKAENLSKEAEDLKVLAADYKSLETELNDKEVELSMLRGLASMGISSATFTHELRSVMIRLLPRNELLKNILLQYLPEKQFEGMRFDNPYQELRNMKEEDERLYNWLLYSLNSIRRSKRDWVDIDLSNYLTLFIESWRPILLRKLIHIDLQITNMDGILLKGFEMDLDSIFNNFVTNSISAFLTSNEKKKKISVSVSNDHGYAVIDFVDNGIGLSQEYRNNPDVIFNAFETSTVDNQNNKIGTGMGLFIVKGIISKYPDAMIALLPVETGFGIRTIFKIK encoded by the coding sequence ATGAAAATTCCATTTGCAATATCAGCAAGAACAGCACATCTTATTGGCATGGAGAACTTTGCCAATGCAGAAGGGGCTATTGTAGAACTGGTAAAAAATGCTTATGATGCGGACGCAGATATTTGCGTGGTAGTGGCAGATGTCCGAGAAAATAAGGCTGAATCCAAACTGTTCATAATTGATAATGGTTCAGGAATGACTGATGAAATCATCATCAAGCATTGGATGACGATTGGTACGGATGATAAACTTCTCAATACCCGTTCTTCAAATAAAAAGCGTGTAAAAAGTGGAGCAAAAGGTATTGGCCGATTTGCCTTGAACAGATTAGGGACTTCTGCAGAGATGTTGTCTTTTGTTAGTAGTGAGTTTGGCAAAGGTTATGTATGGAGTGTTGATTGGAAAAAGTTTGACAAAGCGCGTGTGCTTTCGGATGTAGAAGCAAATTTAGAAGAAATTACTGCAGACTATTTGGTAGATAGGCTTAATGAATATGGCATTGACAAATTGCCGATATATGACAAATTAGTATCTGAAAATTTTCACGGAACAATTCTTTGTATATCCCATCTGAATGACGATTGGAATGACGATGCGCTGAATGGATTGTTAAAGAATCTTGAGATGCTCATTCCTGCTGAATTGCAGACATCTTTTGGATTATATCTGTACAAAATGCATGACTTGCAGTGGAGTGGAAAGGTCAATCCAATGGAGTATGAGGATTATGACTATAAAATTTCTGCTCAGTATGAAGGAGGACGCGAAATACAGATAAAAATTGAGAGGAATGAATTGAATTTGTCTAAACTTGAAACACTTTACAGCAAAGTATTTCTACGAGATGCGATGAAAGCTGCACCGTTTCGTTTGGAGGATTTCCGGAAAAGAGAAGTCTCTCAAACTATTCAAATAAACAAAAAGGTTGATGCCGATTTGCTAGAACAGGTCGGAAAATTTGGATTTACGTTCTTTTTTCTAAAAAACACATTAAAGGATGATCGAGACAAGGATGGAAATCAAAAATATCCATACAATTTATTTGACGAATCAGCCCGTACTCATTGGCTTGACAGGTTTGGCGGTGTGCGTATCTATCGCGATGAATTCCGTGTCCGTCCGTACGGAGAGAATGGGGATGACTGGTTAGGTTTAGGTCGCAGGCAGGCAAAGAGTCCTGGCGGTGCCGGTCAGAAAATGGGTGGCTATAGAATCCGTCCAAATCAGATTGCTGGTATCGTCAAGATTTCGAGATTGACTAATGCGGCTTTTGAGGATAAGTCAAGTCGAGAAGGCATTCAGGAAAACGAGGCTTTCGCTTTGTTCAAAAACCTATTATTGCAGATAATCTCGGTTTTTGAACTTGACCGCAATACCGTCATGTACAATCTGTCGAAATTGTACAAAGGAGAACATCCACAGACAACACGGGCAAAGGAGATTGCATATAAAGCTCTTGATTCTAAGGCAGAAAATCTGTCTAAAGAAGCAGAAGATTTAAAGGTTCTTGCTGCAGACTATAAATCTTTGGAAACAGAACTCAATGACAAGGAGGTTGAACTCTCAATGCTTCGCGGACTGGCGAGTATGGGAATATCTTCTGCAACATTTACTCATGAGCTCCGAAGCGTGATGATTCGCCTTTTACCGAGAAACGAGTTACTTAAGAATATTCTTCTGCAATATCTACCAGAAAAACAGTTTGAAGGAATGCGATTTGACAATCCTTATCAGGAGTTAAGAAACATGAAAGAAGAAGACGAGAGGCTTTATAATTGGCTTCTTTATTCTTTAAATTCAATACGTCGAAGTAAAAGGGATTGGGTAGATATTGACTTGTCGAACTACCTTACTTTGTTTATCGAATCCTGGAGACCTATTCTATTAAGAAAATTGATACATATAGACCTCCAAATAACAAACATGGATGGCATATTACTCAAAGGATTCGAAATGGATTTGGATAGTATATTCAACAATTTTGTAACAAATTCCATATCCGCATTCCTCACTTCAAATGAAAAGAAAAAAAAGATTTCAGTAAGTGTGAGTAATGACCATGGATATGCTGTAATAGACTTTGTTGATAATGGTATTGGGCTTTCTCAAGAATATAGGAATAATCCTGATGTTATTTTTAATGCTTTTGAGACATCTACAGTGGATAATCAGAACAATAAGATTGGTACTGGCATGGGATTGTTTATCGTGAAAGGCATTATCAGCAAATATCCAGATGCTATGATTGCATTGCTGCCTGTGGAGACAGGGTTTGGAATAAGAACAATATTTAAAATCAAATGA
- a CDS encoding HNH endonuclease signature motif containing protein: MTDFRKTTPARRTSVPVYKTYNEYKSLLCEDFHQRCGYCGDHEFFRDTYYEVDHFVPKKHLVNISPTEYSNLIYSCRSCNNSKRAKWPTKDENIHNDGKQGFIDPCDAAYAEQFERLADGSIHSTTDLGDWMWSALNFGNPVHRVKWRLEEVKILLKELDEVSIDSLEELKTKDELNRLYRELEEQFRGKPNFA, from the coding sequence ATGACAGATTTCAGAAAAACAACCCCCGCTCGTCGGACATCAGTGCCGGTATATAAGACTTATAACGAATACAAGTCATTGTTGTGCGAAGATTTTCATCAACGCTGCGGTTATTGCGGAGATCATGAATTCTTTAGGGACACTTATTACGAAGTTGACCACTTTGTTCCCAAGAAGCATCTTGTAAATATATCTCCCACAGAGTATTCTAATTTGATCTATTCATGCCGTTCTTGCAATAATTCTAAACGCGCAAAGTGGCCGACGAAGGATGAGAATATCCATAATGATGGAAAGCAAGGCTTCATAGATCCTTGTGATGCTGCTTATGCAGAGCAATTTGAAAGACTGGCAGATGGATCTATTCATTCAACAACTGATCTTGGTGATTGGATGTGGTCTGCACTTAACTTCGGAAATCCTGTCCATCGTGTGAAGTGGAGGTTGGAAGAAGTCAAGATTCTGCTCAAAGAGCTAGATGAAGTGAGCATTGATTCGCTAGAGGAACTGAAAACTAAAGACGAACTGAACAGATTATACCGCGAGTTAGAAGAACAGTTTAGGGGAAAACCAAACTTTGCCTAA
- a CDS encoding HsdM family class I SAM-dependent methyltransferase: protein MNSQIFAYLKRKQLTDTRTVNRLFVSSFVLLSDLKIENNYVIKSLLIDKEDEDFDLLQEFVSKIHHFHPAPMTIEDMISLFEFVISPADRIVTGAVYTPKYVRENIIETCLNTIPNEHIQHIRVADIACGCGGFLMDVALFLHNNTGRAFYDIYQKSVYGIDIQEYSVERTKILLSLLALLHGEDLDFDFNVLQANTLDFNTAEWNQDYKHFDVIVGNPPYVCSRNVDATTKEKMLQYEVCLSGHPDLYIPFFQIATEMLNDGGRLGFITMNSFIRSVNGRAVRNYFSRGIHDISILDFRGYQVFQKKSTYTCLFFLTKNQASDTLHYAVNENGDLNAMLEFTNILYNQLDNKKGWSLNDFEAVRQIESAGIPIGEYCQSRHGIATLSNKTYIFKPVAEDDNYYYLESKDKRFPIEKAICRNVVNSNKLNSKVSFESIIEKLIFPYYINEGRATIIEESVMKTTFPYTYAYLSSQRKQLAERDKGKTDKYPTWYAYGRTQSLIMPRYKLFFPKFANKPLHCVLRDDADLMLYNGVAFVSDDLEKLQVLKSILDSNVFWNYLVKNAKPYSTGYYSLSGVDIKNFGMPTIK, encoded by the coding sequence ATGAACTCTCAAATCTTTGCATATCTCAAACGAAAACAACTTACAGATACACGAACAGTAAATCGCCTGTTCGTGTCTTCTTTTGTGTTGCTTAGTGATTTGAAAATTGAGAATAATTATGTCATTAAGAGTTTACTCATAGACAAAGAAGATGAAGATTTTGACTTGTTGCAGGAGTTTGTGTCAAAGATTCATCATTTCCATCCTGCACCGATGACAATAGAAGACATGATTAGCCTTTTCGAATTTGTCATTTCGCCGGCCGATCGCATAGTGACTGGAGCCGTCTATACACCTAAATACGTAAGGGAGAACATCATTGAAACTTGCTTAAACACAATACCCAATGAACATATACAACATATTCGTGTGGCAGATATTGCTTGTGGTTGTGGTGGTTTCTTGATGGATGTTGCATTATTTTTGCACAACAACACAGGGAGGGCATTTTATGACATCTACCAAAAATCAGTATATGGGATTGATATCCAAGAGTATTCTGTGGAAAGAACAAAAATTCTACTTTCACTTTTGGCTTTGCTTCATGGAGAAGACTTGGACTTTGATTTCAATGTTCTTCAAGCAAATACATTAGATTTTAACACTGCAGAATGGAACCAGGATTACAAACATTTTGATGTTATTGTCGGCAATCCACCGTATGTCTGTTCGCGCAATGTAGATGCTACCACAAAGGAAAAGATGTTGCAATATGAAGTTTGTCTGTCAGGACATCCCGATTTGTATATTCCTTTTTTCCAAATAGCAACTGAAATGCTGAATGACGGTGGAAGATTGGGATTCATCACAATGAATAGCTTTATTCGTTCGGTTAATGGCAGAGCTGTGCGGAATTATTTTTCTCGTGGCATTCATGATATTTCAATATTGGATTTTCGTGGCTATCAGGTTTTCCAAAAGAAAAGTACATATACATGTCTTTTCTTCCTCACAAAGAATCAAGCGTCAGATACACTACATTACGCCGTTAATGAGAATGGAGATTTAAACGCAATGCTAGAATTTACTAATATCTTATATAACCAACTTGATAACAAAAAAGGATGGAGTCTCAATGATTTTGAAGCAGTACGCCAAATAGAGTCTGCTGGAATTCCTATTGGCGAATATTGTCAGTCCCGTCACGGTATAGCAACACTCAGCAACAAGACTTACATATTCAAGCCTGTCGCGGAGGATGACAACTATTATTATCTGGAATCTAAAGATAAACGCTTCCCTATAGAAAAGGCAATATGCAGAAATGTCGTCAACTCCAACAAACTCAACTCAAAAGTTTCTTTTGAAAGCATTATCGAGAAACTGATTTTTCCGTACTACATCAACGAAGGGCGAGCCACAATTATTGAGGAGTCAGTTATGAAGACCACTTTCCCTTATACTTATGCTTACCTCTCTTCCCAGCGCAAGCAACTCGCTGAGCGTGACAAAGGCAAGACAGACAAGTATCCCACATGGTATGCATACGGCAGAACTCAGTCGCTCATAATGCCAAGATATAAATTATTCTTCCCGAAGTTCGCAAACAAACCTCTTCATTGTGTTTTGAGAGACGATGCAGACCTGATGCTATACAATGGCGTTGCATTTGTTAGCGACGACCTTGAAAAACTGCAAGTCCTGAAAAGCATTCTTGATAGTAATGTCTTTTGGAACTATCTTGTCAAGAACGCAAAACCATACTCAACGGGATATTATTCGCTTAGTGGAGTTGATATTAAGAATTTTGGTATGCCCACTATAAAATAG
- a CDS encoding NigD-like protein yields MKKPSITLITSILLLLNTFMLQSCLDNDWDNQYPSLFATGTLKLIKGNDYYFALDEGSRLYPGDTTALHNYTIIDGQRAFVYFDKLNENKEGYEYNAQIKHIENILTKDIYFMTADKIDSIGSDRINIIEPIWITGNYINIKFQIYNSNNQAKKHLLNLVINESSASEKPQSDYVNLEFRHNAYDDNPIALGTGLVSFKLDNIADLLKDKKGLRIHVKSLYDGEKYITLDFQKK; encoded by the coding sequence ATGAAGAAACCGAGCATTACACTCATCACATCCATTCTCCTACTCCTTAATACTTTTATGTTGCAATCATGTTTGGACAATGATTGGGATAACCAATATCCCTCTTTATTTGCGACAGGCACTCTAAAACTAATTAAGGGGAACGATTATTATTTTGCATTGGATGAAGGCAGCAGACTTTATCCTGGAGATACTACCGCCCTCCATAATTATACTATAATCGACGGGCAACGTGCTTTTGTCTATTTCGACAAGCTAAATGAGAATAAAGAAGGATATGAATATAATGCCCAAATAAAACACATAGAGAATATTCTTACCAAAGATATCTATTTCATGACTGCCGACAAAATAGACAGTATAGGTAGTGATCGTATCAATATTATTGAGCCAATATGGATTACAGGAAATTATATCAATATTAAGTTCCAGATTTATAACAGTAACAACCAAGCCAAAAAGCATCTGCTGAATTTAGTCATAAATGAAAGCTCCGCCAGTGAAAAGCCCCAATCAGACTATGTCAATCTTGAATTCCGGCATAATGCCTATGATGATAATCCGATAGCGTTAGGAACCGGACTTGTTTCTTTTAAACTGGATAATATAGCAGATTTATTAAAAGATAAAAAAGGATTGAGAATTCACGTCAAGAGCCTATATGACGGTGAGAAGTATATAACCCTCGATTTTCAGAAAAAATAA
- a CDS encoding RNA polymerase sigma factor codes for MEEQELAERCRLGDNLARKELYEHYAGRMLSVCLRYAGDRETAQDLMHDGFLKLFNSFDKFTWWGKGSLRAWMERVMVNTVLQYLRKNDVMRQSAALDNMPETYEEPDASTMDVIPKRVLMQFICELPVGYRTVFNLYVLEDKTHKEIAQILGINEKSSASQLVRAKAALATKVREWMKKNM; via the coding sequence ATGGAAGAACAGGAACTGGCAGAACGTTGCAGGTTAGGAGATAATCTTGCTCGCAAAGAACTGTATGAGCACTATGCAGGACGTATGCTTAGCGTATGCCTTCGTTATGCCGGAGACAGGGAGACTGCGCAGGATTTAATGCACGATGGTTTCCTGAAGCTTTTTAACTCTTTTGATAAATTTACATGGTGGGGAAAAGGGTCCTTGCGTGCATGGATGGAGCGTGTAATGGTGAATACGGTATTGCAGTATTTACGGAAGAATGATGTTATGCGCCAGTCGGCAGCATTGGACAATATGCCTGAAACGTATGAAGAGCCGGATGCTTCAACAATGGATGTTATTCCCAAAAGGGTATTGATGCAATTTATCTGTGAATTGCCTGTCGGTTACCGCACTGTATTTAACTTATATGTTTTAGAAGATAAGACTCATAAAGAGATAGCTCAGATATTGGGTATTAATGAAAAATCATCCGCTTCACAATTAGTACGTGCTAAAGCGGCTTTAGCTACAAAAGTGCGCGAATGGATGAAAAAAAATATGTAA
- a CDS encoding porin family protein has translation MEDELWIKKIKEQLEDYSEPMPSFGWKRLEKELSASDSPVIDGRRAISFRRWAAVAAASLLIAVSSVSLWLLQSSVGDEVRHTNVPALAVVPDVLPEQPASSGHAGVAEPFYKPHGNSAAVGISGRSLVAQQVGTSGRKELKGAALEEDVTDICQVAEPVVSHKENIDTKKVNESEKTQTGQRWPSGKDKLQLPIERESDSRSRGWSVGMGVGNAGGLVNGVNQHGSAFNSGKLDLMATADGIVAIPEGQEVFFKDGLPYLKKQVRSIESINHKQPLSFGLSLRKNLKKSFSLETGLTYTYLASDVKFDDSLEKVGQKLHYIGIPVRVNWNFVEKNPFTMYVSAGGAVEKCVYGKIGSDNATVKPLQFSVMGAVGVQYNVNNRVGLYMEPGVSYFFDDGSDVQTIRKENPCNFTLQAGIRLTY, from the coding sequence ATGGAAGATGAACTGTGGATAAAAAAGATAAAGGAACAGTTGGAAGATTATTCCGAACCGATGCCTTCTTTCGGTTGGAAGCGGTTGGAGAAGGAATTGTCTGCTTCTGATTCTCCGGTTATAGATGGGCGGCGGGCTATCTCTTTCCGTCGTTGGGCAGCGGTTGCGGCCGCTTCACTGTTGATAGCTGTGTCGTCCGTCAGTTTATGGTTATTACAAAGTTCGGTAGGCGATGAAGTGCGGCATACCAATGTGCCTGCTTTGGCTGTGGTTCCGGATGTTCTGCCCGAACAGCCGGCTTCTTCGGGACACGCTGGCGTAGCAGAGCCTTTTTATAAGCCCCATGGTAACTCTGCGGCAGTTGGCATTTCGGGGCGTTCATTGGTTGCACAGCAAGTAGGGACTTCTGGCCGCAAGGAATTGAAAGGTGCTGCTTTGGAAGAAGATGTTACTGATATCTGTCAAGTAGCAGAGCCTGTCGTTTCGCATAAGGAAAATATTGATACTAAGAAAGTTAATGAGAGTGAAAAGACACAAACCGGGCAGCGTTGGCCATCAGGAAAAGATAAATTGCAGCTTCCCATAGAACGTGAATCTGATAGCCGATCAAGAGGATGGTCTGTGGGGATGGGAGTAGGTAATGCCGGTGGACTTGTCAATGGTGTAAATCAGCACGGTTCTGCATTTAATTCCGGTAAACTTGATTTGATGGCTACGGCTGACGGTATTGTTGCCATTCCTGAGGGGCAGGAGGTATTCTTTAAGGATGGTCTTCCTTATTTGAAAAAACAGGTAAGGAGCATAGAATCTATAAATCATAAACAGCCCTTGAGTTTTGGCCTTTCTTTACGAAAGAATCTGAAAAAGAGCTTTTCTTTGGAAACAGGATTGACTTATACTTATCTTGCTTCGGATGTGAAGTTTGACGACAGTCTGGAGAAAGTTGGACAGAAATTGCATTATATCGGTATTCCCGTACGCGTTAACTGGAATTTTGTAGAAAAGAATCCTTTTACGATGTATGTCTCTGCCGGAGGTGCTGTTGAGAAGTGTGTGTATGGTAAGATTGGGAGTGATAATGCAACAGTAAAGCCTTTGCAGTTTTCAGTGATGGGTGCTGTGGGAGTACAATATAATGTGAACAATAGAGTCGGATTGTATATGGAACCTGGAGTGTCTTATTTCTTTGATGACGGTTCTGATGTGCAGACGATACGTAAGGAGAATCCGTGTAATTTTACATTGCAGGCTGGAATACGTCTGACATATTAA
- the pflA gene encoding pyruvate formate-lyase-activating protein, with protein MINVHSYESMGTFDGPGLRLVVFLQGCPFRCLYCANPDTIEIKGGTPTSSEEILQMAISQKAFFGKKGGITFSGGEPTLQAEALIPLLKDLKKNGIHICLDSNGGIWNEKIEELFSLTDLVLLDIKQFNLERHRTLTGRSNEQTLRTAFWLEKHEQPFWLRYVLVPGYSDSEEDIRSLGESLGKYKNIERVEILPYHRLGVHKYEAMGWEYQLKEVKENTPDQLVRAERLFREYFPNIVIN; from the coding sequence ATGATTAATGTTCATTCTTATGAAAGTATGGGTACTTTTGATGGTCCGGGATTGCGACTTGTCGTTTTCCTCCAAGGTTGTCCCTTCCGCTGTCTTTATTGCGCCAATCCAGATACAATAGAGATAAAAGGCGGTACTCCCACCTCGTCTGAAGAAATCCTGCAAATGGCAATCAGCCAGAAAGCCTTTTTCGGCAAGAAAGGGGGAATAACCTTTTCAGGCGGAGAACCTACTTTACAGGCAGAAGCTTTAATTCCTCTTCTCAAAGACCTGAAAAAAAACGGTATTCACATCTGTTTAGATAGTAACGGTGGCATTTGGAATGAGAAAATAGAAGAGCTATTCAGTTTGACCGATCTGGTACTACTCGACATCAAGCAATTCAATCTGGAACGCCATCGCACATTGACAGGACGTAGTAACGAGCAAACATTGCGCACGGCCTTTTGGCTTGAAAAGCATGAGCAACCATTTTGGTTACGCTACGTACTGGTTCCCGGATATAGCGATTCAGAAGAAGATATCCGAAGTCTTGGTGAAAGTTTAGGAAAATATAAGAACATCGAACGCGTAGAAATTCTCCCATACCACCGCTTAGGCGTACATAAGTACGAGGCCATGGGATGGGAATACCAGTTGAAAGAGGTAAAAGAGAATACACCCGACCAATTGGTTCGGGCAGAAAGACTATTCAGAGAGTATTTTCCCAATATAGTGATTAACTAA
- the pflB gene encoding formate C-acetyltransferase, which produces MELNKTFIDGLWSKEINVSDFISRNITPYIGDASFLQGPTERTKHIWNLCLKSLEEERNNNGVRALDNVTISTITSHKAGYIDKENELIVGLQTDELLKRSIKPFGGINVVAKACRENGVEVDDRVKDIFTHYRKTHNDGVFDVYTEEIRSFRSLGFLTGLPDNYARGRIIGDYRRLALYGIDRLVEAKIEDLHNLTGPMTESRIRLREEVAEQIKALKDIKTMGEYYGLDLSHPATTAQEAVQWVYMAYLAAVKEQDGAAMSLGNVSSFLDIYIEYDLAHGNIDETFAQELVDQFVIKLRMVRHLRMQSYNDIFAGDPTWVTESIGGRFNDGRVKVTKTSFRFLQTLYNLGPSPEPNMTVLWSPELPEGFKEFCAQVSVDTSSIQYENDNLMREVRNCDDYGIACCVSYQAIGKQIQFFGARANLAKALLLAINGGRCENTGTVMVKGIPVLTSDTLNFEEVMSNYKKVLTEIARVYNEAMNIIHYMHDKYYYEKAQMAFIDTDPRINLAYGVAGLSIAVDSLSAIKNAKVVARRNEIGLTEGFDIEGTFPCFGNNDDRVDHLGVDLVYYFSEELKKLPVYKNARPTLSLLTITSNVMYGKKTGATPDGRAKGVAFAPGANPMHGRDKNGAIASLSSVAKLRYRDSQDGISNTFSVIPKSLGPTPEERVENLVTMMDGYFTKGAHHLNVNVLNREMLEDAMEHPEKYPQLTIRVSGYAVNFVKLSREHQLEVISRSFHERM; this is translated from the coding sequence ATGGAATTGAACAAAACCTTTATTGACGGGCTTTGGAGTAAAGAAATCAATGTTAGTGATTTCATTAGTAGAAACATTACCCCCTATATTGGGGATGCCTCTTTCTTACAAGGGCCTACCGAACGTACTAAGCATATTTGGAATCTTTGTCTGAAGTCACTCGAAGAAGAAAGAAATAATAATGGTGTACGTGCATTAGATAATGTTACTATATCCACAATTACCTCACATAAAGCAGGTTATATTGATAAAGAAAACGAACTTATCGTCGGTTTGCAGACAGACGAACTGCTGAAGCGTTCCATCAAGCCATTTGGTGGCATCAATGTAGTAGCTAAGGCGTGTCGTGAGAATGGTGTTGAAGTAGATGATAGGGTAAAAGATATTTTTACTCATTATCGCAAAACACATAACGACGGTGTGTTCGATGTATATACTGAGGAAATCCGTTCATTTCGTTCATTAGGTTTCCTTACCGGATTACCCGACAACTATGCACGTGGACGCATCATCGGTGATTATCGACGTTTGGCCCTTTACGGTATAGACCGTCTGGTTGAAGCCAAGATAGAAGATCTGCACAATCTCACAGGACCAATGACCGAATCCCGTATCCGGTTACGCGAGGAAGTAGCCGAACAGATCAAAGCTTTAAAGGATATCAAAACCATGGGCGAATATTATGGCCTTGATCTCAGCCATCCGGCTACAACAGCGCAAGAAGCCGTACAATGGGTGTACATGGCATATCTCGCTGCGGTCAAAGAACAGGATGGTGCAGCTATGTCATTGGGCAATGTATCCTCTTTCCTTGATATCTATATTGAATATGACTTGGCTCATGGAAATATAGATGAGACCTTTGCACAGGAATTAGTTGACCAATTTGTCATCAAGCTTCGTATGGTTCGTCACTTGCGCATGCAGTCTTACAATGATATCTTTGCCGGCGACCCGACTTGGGTTACAGAATCCATAGGCGGACGTTTCAACGATGGACGTGTAAAAGTAACCAAGACCTCTTTCCGTTTCCTTCAGACTTTATACAACCTCGGTCCTTCTCCGGAGCCAAACATGACTGTACTATGGAGTCCTGAACTGCCGGAAGGTTTCAAAGAATTCTGTGCACAAGTTTCAGTTGATACAAGTTCTATCCAATATGAAAACGATAATCTGATGCGCGAAGTACGTAATTGCGACGATTATGGCATTGCCTGCTGTGTATCTTACCAAGCCATCGGCAAACAAATTCAGTTCTTCGGTGCGCGCGCCAACCTTGCCAAAGCATTATTGCTCGCCATTAACGGCGGACGTTGCGAAAACACCGGAACTGTAATGGTAAAAGGTATTCCTGTACTGACCAGTGACACCCTGAACTTTGAGGAAGTAATGTCCAATTACAAGAAAGTTCTGACCGAAATAGCCCGTGTTTACAATGAGGCAATGAACATCATCCATTATATGCACGACAAGTATTATTATGAAAAGGCTCAAATGGCCTTCATAGATACCGATCCCCGCATCAATCTGGCGTATGGCGTTGCCGGTCTCTCTATTGCAGTGGATTCATTGTCTGCCATCAAGAATGCCAAAGTGGTTGCACGCCGCAATGAGATAGGTTTGACAGAAGGCTTTGATATTGAGGGAACTTTCCCCTGTTTTGGCAACAATGATGACCGAGTGGACCATCTTGGTGTAGATCTGGTTTATTATTTCAGTGAAGAATTGAAGAAACTGCCGGTTTACAAGAACGCCCGTCCTACCCTTTCACTTCTGACCATTACCTCTAACGTAATGTACGGCAAAAAGACCGGTGCTACCCCTGACGGACGCGCCAAAGGAGTTGCTTTTGCTCCCGGAGCCAATCCGATGCATGGCCGCGACAAAAACGGTGCTATCGCCTCTTTGAGTTCCGTTGCCAAATTGCGTTATCGAGATTCCCAAGATGGTATCAGCAATACATTCTCCGTTATTCCCAAATCATTAGGCCCTACACCGGAAGAGCGTGTAGAAAACTTAGTGACAATGATGGACGGTTATTTCACCAAAGGTGCACACCACTTGAATGTAAACGTACTGAACCGCGAAATGCTGGAAGATGCCATGGAACATCCCGAAAAGTATCCTCAGCTCACTATCCGTGTTTCCGGTTACGCCGTGAACTTTGTGAAACTGAGCCGTGAACATCAGTTGGAAGTTATCAGTCGTTCTTTCCACGAAAGAATGTAA
- a CDS encoding Arm DNA-binding domain-containing protein, whose translation MGLFLSPCVCLKVHLFARITVDGVASRFNTKLDVLPSIWDGKMGKATGRTSEAGRINRIRSIH comes from the coding sequence GTGGGACTTTTTTTATCCCCTTGTGTCTGCCTTAAAGTACACCTTTTCGCCCGCATCACAGTGGACGGTGTGGCAAGCCGTTTTAACACCAAGCTGGACGTGTTGCCATCTATTTGGGACGGTAAAATGGGCAAGGCTACCGGACGTACTTCAGAAGCCGGCCGCATAAACCGTATCAGATCTATCCATTAA